One segment of Massilia sp. Se16.2.3 DNA contains the following:
- a CDS encoding right-handed parallel beta-helix repeat-containing protein: protein MLWIKNCTKARSCRLATLDAFAPVNTFLSEKMKPTGTNKLGRALRMLFVLAFANPEAIAGASDCVSLPIYNGHPQEVRGYVKAIGEYCLRQDINAVKRFDVHSGTFKAFDGEGLISISQSPEGNMEATGGAINYRIELGGHRLTAEAEEMVGIENRSGRVGVAVRNGFIAVPGNTKANRGISFRADSTPLNLGKRQCPIGIIKCEDIPSSQTVDGRSPTYGETNYVIEKMVIHAGWRGVDVGGRNNVLRDSVIEVAGRVAVFQFGPNAVIENNTFVVHGKGETGAFDAVLKLRDAHGAVVRNNTFIFKGGLFTRAPAAINLLDSKDVRIEGNTFKGFDQKVRANGDSTYTLK, encoded by the coding sequence ATGCTTTGGATCAAAAATTGTACCAAGGCACGATCCTGCCGACTTGCAACCCTTGATGCTTTTGCACCGGTTAATACATTTTTGAGTGAGAAGATGAAGCCTACAGGGACGAATAAGTTGGGGAGGGCATTGCGAATGTTGTTTGTGTTGGCTTTTGCAAACCCCGAGGCAATTGCTGGAGCTTCTGATTGCGTATCCCTACCGATCTACAACGGGCATCCGCAAGAGGTGAGGGGATATGTCAAAGCGATTGGAGAATACTGTCTTCGGCAAGATATTAATGCGGTTAAGCGATTCGACGTGCACTCCGGAACGTTCAAGGCATTTGATGGCGAAGGATTGATCAGCATCTCGCAGTCGCCCGAAGGCAATATGGAGGCAACAGGTGGAGCTATCAATTATCGCATTGAATTAGGTGGGCATCGGCTAACTGCGGAAGCTGAGGAAATGGTCGGTATCGAAAATCGCTCGGGTAGGGTAGGCGTGGCGGTCCGGAACGGCTTCATTGCCGTTCCTGGCAATACCAAGGCTAATCGCGGTATTTCATTTCGCGCAGATAGCACGCCGCTTAATCTTGGAAAGCGTCAATGTCCCATTGGTATCATCAAGTGCGAAGATATACCATCGTCTCAGACGGTCGATGGGCGCAGTCCTACCTATGGCGAAACCAACTATGTGATAGAAAAGATGGTGATCCACGCGGGTTGGCGTGGTGTGGATGTCGGTGGGCGTAACAATGTCCTCCGAGACAGTGTGATCGAAGTCGCCGGCAGGGTGGCTGTGTTCCAGTTTGGGCCAAATGCGGTTATCGAAAATAACACGTTTGTCGTGCATGGCAAGGGTGAAACTGGTGCTTTTGACGCAGTGCTGAAGTTGCGGGATGCGCATGGCGCTGTCGTACGCAACAACACTTTCATCTTTAAAGGAGGTCTCTTCACCCGCGCACCGGCGGCAATCAACTTGCTCGACTCAAAAGACGTGCGCATTGAAGGCAACACGTTCAAGGGTTTCGACCAGAAAGTGCGTGCCAACGGTGACTCGACCTACACCCTGAAATGA
- a CDS encoding DUF4019 domain-containing protein, whose product MKKLLALVWMLVLLVSTATAAPDHAEDVARAQQAALDWLRLLDAGRYGESWDAASSYWKADYTREHTARVLQELRAPLGRLASRKIRRSEFLVVPDGDCVHIVFDSVFANKPEHAETLDMQRETSGEWKVSLWGQRARYRDD is encoded by the coding sequence ATGAAAAAGCTGCTTGCCCTTGTCTGGATGCTCGTGCTCCTGGTCTCAACCGCCACTGCTGCACCAGACCACGCCGAGGACGTCGCCAGGGCCCAGCAGGCCGCGCTGGACTGGCTGCGCCTGCTCGATGCCGGGCGTTACGGCGAGAGCTGGGATGCGGCGTCCAGTTATTGGAAAGCCGATTACACGCGCGAGCACACGGCGCGGGTATTGCAGGAACTGCGCGCACCGCTCGGACGACTCGCGTCGCGCAAGATTCGAAGGTCGGAATTCCTGGTGGTGCCGGACGGTGACTGCGTCCACATCGTTTTCGACTCCGTATTCGCCAACAAGCCCGAGCACGCGGAAACGCTCGACATGCAGCGAGAGACGAGCGGTGAATGGAAGGTGTCCCTATGGGGGCAGCGCGCACGGTATCGCGACGACTGA
- a CDS encoding DUF192 domain-containing protein: protein MTGNRERSKEEPFRLQTGSGIHTLDIAVANNFWRRLRGLMLAPQLPENGGLLITKCDSVHCAFMRQAIDVVYLDGEGRVLKCVPHLKPWRASVSYSGRDENGQSYARARHTLELAAGSIARLGVRTGDRLLHSSLGSAEVVQAVPVTARASAQRGSAMIEFVIVGPILTLIGLAVLQYSMLFFAKNQLNHAAFMAARAGSLGNASITKVKTAYIKALVPVYGGGTNAAELAESLGKATADVAAFSKVELINPTKESFMDWGNNPALMAKYQTNGKRVIPNSGLAFKDHNVGGNSGQTVQDANLIKLRIMHGYEMKIPIVKTVFKAWLKARDPHTDALYTAMVAQDRIPVVSNVTLHMQSDAIEGDPISAPGAGNGGTPTNPGDPPEGTDPPPNCSGIGCNPPPEPVDPGTPCTGADCPVCPAG, encoded by the coding sequence ATGACAGGTAATCGCGAACGTTCCAAAGAAGAGCCGTTCCGCCTGCAGACGGGCAGCGGAATCCATACGCTCGACATCGCCGTGGCCAACAATTTCTGGCGCCGCCTGCGCGGCCTGATGCTGGCACCGCAGCTGCCCGAAAACGGCGGCTTGCTGATCACGAAATGCGACAGCGTGCACTGCGCCTTCATGCGCCAGGCCATCGATGTCGTGTATCTGGACGGCGAGGGCAGGGTGCTCAAGTGCGTGCCGCACCTGAAGCCGTGGCGCGCCAGCGTCAGCTACAGCGGGCGCGACGAGAACGGCCAGTCGTACGCGCGCGCGCGCCATACGCTGGAGCTGGCTGCGGGCAGCATCGCGCGGCTGGGTGTGCGCACGGGTGACCGATTGCTGCATTCGAGCCTGGGCTCGGCCGAGGTGGTGCAGGCTGTGCCGGTGACCGCGCGGGCCAGCGCCCAGCGAGGCTCGGCCATGATCGAATTCGTGATCGTTGGGCCTATCCTGACGCTGATCGGCCTGGCGGTACTGCAATACAGCATGCTGTTCTTCGCGAAGAACCAGCTCAACCATGCAGCCTTCATGGCAGCCCGGGCAGGCAGCCTCGGCAATGCTTCGATCACAAAGGTGAAGACCGCCTATATCAAGGCGCTGGTACCCGTGTATGGTGGTGGCACCAACGCCGCCGAGCTGGCCGAATCCCTGGGCAAGGCCACGGCGGACGTGGCGGCTTTTTCCAAGGTCGAACTCATCAATCCGACCAAGGAAAGCTTCATGGACTGGGGCAATAACCCGGCATTGATGGCCAAATACCAGACCAACGGCAAGCGGGTGATCCCAAACAGCGGCCTGGCGTTCAAGGACCACAACGTGGGCGGCAACTCGGGCCAGACCGTCCAGGACGCAAACCTGATCAAGCTGCGCATCATGCACGGCTATGAAATGAAGATTCCGATCGTCAAGACCGTGTTCAAGGCTTGGCTGAAGGCGCGCGATCCGCATACCGATGCCCTGTACACGGCCATGGTGGCGCAGGACAGGATTCCCGTGGTGTCCAATGTGACGCTGCACATGCAGAGTGACGCCATCGAAGGCGATCCGATCAGCGCGCCCGGCGCCGGTAACGGCGGCACCCCGACCAACCCCGGCGACCCGCCGGAAGGCACCGACCCGCCGCCGAACTGCAGCGGCATCGGTTGCAACCCACCGCCGGAGCCGGTCGATCCAGGGACCCCATGCACCGGAGCAGACTGCCCGGTCTGCCCGGCTGGCTGA
- a CDS encoding DUF6765 family protein, whose protein sequence is MSKTNVSKATRKALLSALLLTGGTQLVSAEGIPGFGDPPSGCGVTMSCPGTPTPPIIPPGTTPPGTHPPGTCGPGNGGATCSATGAAVNPSAGNGEINVGAGNPINIINGNKYQREVDMAPLPGVLGLEIVRHYNSSMSGQGASTNLVGRGWKLSYETDLYVVGRTVQIVQADGSRIIFNRDPRDASLCASNNPADGKIVTRKTSKGEEYVWRWTNGRELSFDSRGKLVQILAPGGQFVSLQHDARGMLVSVTDPQGRRLQLQYLDKAQSADGISFRGVQSIVSPVGTFRYHYGSPVPKGADVPAKTLLANLVKVEMPTGARYYHYESRAFPTYLTGISELAANEAGKVAWQRVSTYGYDDNGKGNLSVKGYPARLARGADGKPVSPARLVEGTGVQQITLEHGAGMTTLTNSLGQKTVYRHAIIGGQYRLLEAIGAGCVTCGESNVRYGYDADGRLVATTKLDVKGVPLSTESTRYDAQGRPSMVVNYAYANGKALAGKLKMRLEYAGDSESPARIIRPSVVPGKEVVTEIAYVEAGAAQGMPASISERGFLPTYEGTGVAGVIERRIGYRYDGYGQRVEVDGPLPNAAGKADPSNSDISRTVYDARTKMPLRTVAPGNVVTEFLERDTALRLTATRTVDAAGSQTVSIRHNWRGQPEEVRIDSALADGSGAQSRTIRYSYGPNGRLLSVTQPGNLISRFIYDVAGRITHRILPDGSKLVAAVDTEGRQQEAATYTAQDQLTGRAQFDFNAGNRVAATGDGLGAQGSVSYTDAGQVARLTNALGIGTQFDYDAYGQLTSATIAAGTADASTIGFAYDVNGKQIKVTDAKGVTTLRRYDDFGRKMFEVNGDRGIDLFYYDPAGRLIVRSDGRGTTTRFTYDLQGHMLSAGSDKIAGLMQYRYLGRRLMEVLATPDGKAEHATERTLFRYDAVGQVLEERRIMARVDAAPGQAPLEFVTASEYDEAGRLLRQTLPDGHSLAYRYATNGGQLEAVLFDDEALVTDIQQSVAGGLTGYTHANGVQQRIALDARGRMTELAAVGRATGETSWWTRVMAWFGKEAAAPRVLYSQANRYDAADRLTAIMRQLGATGPRAAQTLAENYGYDARDQLTTVADGHGATLRYTYDKGGNRTAEQGGPVLTQVNAGKAGQAPATRTYLYAEGSNRLTGTARAADGAGGQVAETGLFYRPGGVPMARIGFMPTLGQPGIVQGRSNRIEYNAARRPIAVYGPDGKLVAAYRYNANGERSAKTVYAASASAPGFVRTSAVASPKGLTTYSLYRDQRLAAEADSEGHIRTHYIYLHGKPLAKIEMSPDVGWLHSLRKSLFGGQDSVAHVYAIHTDHLGTPQAVSNSAQQIVWQASTTAFGKAQILHAALSAGSGNVFEMNLRMPGQVYDAETGLSQNYLRDYDPELGRYTTPDPLGLEGGINPYVYVGSNPLTRIDPLGLYQSDIHYYMTMFLGIAAGLTPEEARIVALAAQFVDDNEDTEPMNLDHFLSDDHRTRLLTYHFTAVESHVDPATGKLDGQLGHYGDPPDSPAYINIPLNAQLNRLENAAELSQFDEKVACKRGARLQLMGEFLHSFADSFAHRDSNNMPFPLEVGIGHGGYGSNPDYTYDHYSLGGPGGFNWDSNEARTLQMEREMYVRMKNIGGTGAAKTLFDADFESFLKEFNDIHEHEGAFGNGYNKLNPAESDKIQLLQSKLNEWGVTEVNWTNPGAPYKGVYSKTDGLANRNKYLCDANGHALDQKLYQGTILPTCNP, encoded by the coding sequence ATGTCCAAGACGAACGTTTCGAAAGCCACGCGGAAGGCATTGCTGTCCGCTCTATTGCTCACTGGCGGTACGCAGCTCGTGAGTGCCGAGGGGATACCTGGCTTCGGCGATCCGCCTTCCGGCTGCGGCGTCACCATGAGCTGCCCCGGCACGCCAACTCCGCCGATCATCCCGCCTGGCACCACCCCACCGGGCACCCATCCGCCCGGCACCTGCGGTCCGGGCAATGGCGGCGCAACCTGCTCGGCGACCGGTGCGGCCGTCAACCCCAGCGCCGGCAACGGCGAGATCAACGTCGGCGCCGGTAACCCGATCAACATTATCAACGGCAACAAGTACCAGCGCGAAGTCGACATGGCGCCGCTGCCGGGCGTGCTCGGGCTGGAGATCGTCCGCCACTACAACAGCTCGATGAGCGGGCAGGGTGCCTCCACCAACCTGGTCGGACGTGGCTGGAAGCTGTCCTACGAGACCGACCTGTACGTGGTCGGCCGTACTGTGCAGATCGTGCAGGCCGACGGCAGCCGCATCATCTTCAACCGCGATCCGCGCGACGCGTCGCTCTGCGCCAGCAACAACCCCGCCGACGGCAAGATCGTCACGCGCAAGACCAGCAAGGGCGAAGAGTACGTCTGGCGCTGGACCAATGGCCGCGAACTGAGTTTCGATTCCCGCGGCAAGCTGGTGCAGATCCTGGCGCCGGGCGGCCAGTTCGTCAGCCTGCAGCACGACGCGCGCGGCATGCTGGTGAGCGTGACGGACCCGCAGGGGCGGCGCCTGCAGCTGCAATACCTCGACAAGGCGCAAAGCGCAGACGGGATTTCCTTCCGCGGCGTGCAGAGCATCGTCAGCCCGGTCGGCACCTTCCGCTACCACTACGGCAGCCCGGTGCCGAAGGGCGCCGATGTACCGGCCAAAACGCTGCTGGCGAACCTGGTCAAGGTGGAGATGCCGACGGGTGCGCGCTACTACCACTACGAGAGCCGGGCATTCCCGACCTACCTGACAGGTATCAGCGAACTGGCCGCGAACGAGGCGGGCAAGGTCGCGTGGCAGCGCGTATCGACCTACGGCTACGACGACAACGGCAAGGGCAACCTGAGCGTGAAGGGCTACCCTGCACGTCTGGCGCGTGGTGCCGACGGCAAACCGGTGTCGCCTGCGCGCCTGGTCGAAGGCACCGGCGTGCAGCAGATCACGCTCGAGCACGGCGCCGGCATGACGACGCTCACGAACAGCCTTGGCCAGAAAACCGTCTATCGCCACGCTATCATCGGCGGCCAGTATCGCCTGCTCGAAGCGATCGGCGCCGGCTGCGTGACCTGTGGCGAGTCGAATGTGCGTTATGGCTATGATGCGGACGGGCGCCTGGTCGCGACCACGAAGCTCGACGTGAAGGGCGTTCCGCTGTCGACCGAAAGCACGCGCTACGACGCACAAGGGCGTCCAAGCATGGTGGTGAACTATGCTTACGCGAACGGCAAGGCGCTTGCCGGCAAATTGAAAATGCGCCTCGAGTACGCGGGCGACAGCGAGTCGCCGGCGCGCATCATCCGGCCTAGCGTGGTCCCGGGAAAAGAAGTCGTGACCGAGATCGCCTACGTGGAAGCGGGCGCTGCGCAGGGCATGCCCGCATCGATCAGTGAGCGCGGCTTCCTGCCGACCTATGAAGGCACGGGCGTTGCCGGCGTCATCGAACGCCGCATCGGCTATCGCTACGACGGCTACGGCCAGCGCGTCGAGGTCGACGGGCCCTTGCCGAACGCAGCCGGCAAGGCCGATCCCTCGAACAGCGACATCAGCCGCACCGTGTATGACGCCCGCACCAAGATGCCGCTGCGCACGGTCGCGCCAGGCAATGTCGTTACCGAGTTCCTGGAGCGCGACACTGCGCTGCGCCTGACCGCAACCCGCACCGTTGACGCGGCCGGCAGTCAGACCGTCTCCATCCGCCACAACTGGCGCGGCCAGCCCGAAGAGGTGCGCATCGACAGCGCGCTGGCCGACGGCAGCGGCGCACAGTCGCGCACCATCCGCTACAGCTACGGCCCGAACGGTCGCCTGCTCAGCGTGACCCAGCCGGGCAATCTCATCAGCCGGTTTATCTACGACGTTGCCGGCCGCATCACGCACCGCATCCTCCCCGACGGCAGCAAGCTGGTCGCCGCGGTGGACACCGAAGGCCGCCAGCAGGAAGCAGCCACCTACACTGCCCAGGACCAGCTAACTGGCCGGGCGCAATTCGACTTCAACGCAGGCAACCGCGTCGCCGCGACTGGCGACGGGCTGGGCGCCCAGGGAAGCGTTTCCTATACCGACGCCGGCCAGGTCGCTCGGCTGACCAATGCCCTCGGGATCGGTACACAATTCGACTACGACGCCTATGGCCAGCTGACCAGCGCGACCATCGCCGCGGGCACCGCCGACGCCAGCACCATCGGCTTTGCCTACGATGTGAACGGCAAGCAGATCAAGGTAACGGACGCCAAAGGCGTGACCACCCTGCGCCGGTATGACGACTTCGGCCGCAAGATGTTCGAGGTCAACGGCGACCGTGGCATCGACCTGTTTTACTACGACCCCGCAGGGCGCCTGATCGTGCGTTCGGACGGCCGCGGTACGACCACGCGTTTCACCTACGACCTGCAGGGACACATGCTGAGCGCCGGCTCGGACAAGATCGCCGGCCTGATGCAGTACCGCTACCTGGGCCGCAGGCTGATGGAAGTCCTGGCCACGCCCGACGGCAAGGCCGAGCATGCAACGGAGCGCACCCTGTTCCGCTATGACGCCGTCGGCCAGGTTCTCGAGGAGCGCCGCATCATGGCGCGTGTTGACGCAGCCCCGGGCCAGGCGCCGCTGGAGTTCGTCACCGCCAGCGAATACGACGAAGCGGGACGCCTGCTGCGCCAGACGCTGCCGGACGGCCACAGCCTGGCCTATCGCTATGCGACGAACGGCGGCCAGCTGGAAGCCGTGTTGTTCGACGACGAAGCACTCGTCACCGACATCCAGCAGAGCGTGGCCGGCGGCTTGACGGGTTACACGCATGCGAACGGCGTGCAGCAACGCATCGCACTCGACGCGCGTGGACGCATGACCGAACTTGCAGCCGTTGGCCGCGCCACGGGCGAAACCAGCTGGTGGACGCGCGTGATGGCCTGGTTCGGCAAGGAAGCAGCGGCGCCGCGGGTGCTGTACAGCCAGGCCAATCGCTATGATGCGGCGGACCGCCTTACGGCGATAATGCGCCAGCTCGGTGCGACCGGACCGCGTGCTGCGCAGACCCTTGCCGAGAACTACGGCTATGACGCACGCGACCAGTTGACCACCGTCGCAGACGGACACGGCGCCACCCTGAGGTACACCTATGACAAGGGCGGCAATCGCACTGCGGAGCAGGGCGGTCCGGTGCTGACCCAGGTGAACGCCGGCAAAGCTGGCCAGGCACCCGCCACACGTACCTACCTGTACGCGGAGGGCAGCAACCGCCTCACGGGCACGGCACGCGCGGCGGACGGCGCGGGTGGCCAGGTCGCGGAAACCGGCCTGTTCTACCGCCCCGGCGGCGTACCGATGGCGCGGATCGGCTTCATGCCGACGCTGGGCCAGCCCGGCATCGTGCAGGGACGCAGCAACCGCATCGAATACAACGCTGCGCGCAGGCCGATCGCGGTCTATGGCCCTGATGGCAAACTGGTCGCCGCTTATCGCTACAACGCGAATGGCGAGCGGTCCGCAAAGACGGTGTACGCGGCCTCCGCGTCGGCACCCGGCTTTGTGCGCACTTCAGCCGTCGCAAGCCCAAAGGGCCTTACCACCTACAGTCTCTATCGCGACCAGCGCCTTGCCGCCGAAGCGGACAGCGAAGGCCACATCCGTACTCACTACATCTACTTGCACGGCAAGCCGCTCGCCAAGATCGAGATGTCGCCAGACGTCGGTTGGCTGCATAGTCTGCGCAAGTCGCTGTTCGGCGGCCAGGACAGTGTCGCCCATGTCTATGCCATTCATACCGACCACCTCGGCACGCCGCAGGCAGTCAGCAACAGTGCCCAGCAGATCGTCTGGCAGGCCAGCACCACGGCATTCGGCAAGGCGCAGATCCTGCACGCGGCTCTGTCGGCTGGCAGCGGCAATGTTTTCGAGATGAACCTGCGCATGCCGGGGCAGGTGTATGACGCGGAGACGGGGCTGTCGCAGAACTATCTCCGCGATTACGATCCGGAGCTGGGGCGATATACGACCCCTGATCCGCTGGGGCTCGAGGGTGGCATCAATCCGTACGTGTACGTTGGGTCAAATCCGCTTACCCGGATCGATCCGCTGGGCTTGTATCAGAGCGACATTCACTATTACATGACGATGTTTCTGGGGATTGCTGCAGGATTGACACCGGAGGAGGCGCGGATCGTGGCCCTGGCAGCGCAATTTGTCGACGATAATGAAGACACCGAGCCGATGAACCTCGACCATTTCCTGAGCGACGATCACCGTACCAGATTGCTGACCTATCACTTCACAGCAGTGGAATCGCATGTAGACCCCGCTACCGGGAAGCTCGATGGGCAATTGGGACATTACGGCGATCCGCCGGATAGCCCGGCGTATATCAATATTCCTCTTAACGCACAATTAAATCGTCTCGAAAATGCTGCGGAACTTAGTCAGTTCGACGAAAAAGTCGCGTGCAAACGCGGTGCTAGGTTGCAACTGATGGGAGAGTTTTTGCATTCTTTCGCCGATAGCTTTGCACACCGCGACTCAAACAATATGCCATTTCCGCTGGAAGTAGGGATTGGACACGGCGGGTACGGTAGTAATCCGGACTATACCTATGACCACTACTCACTTGGTGGGCCTGGAGGATTTAATTGGGACTCCAATGAGGCGCGCACTTTGCAAATGGAAAGAGAGATGTATGTCCGGATGAAGAACATCGGTGGTACAGGAGCCGCGAAGACATTGTTTGACGCGGATTTCGAGTCGTTTTTAAAAGAGTTTAACGACATTCATGAACATGAAGGTGCCTTTGGTAACGGTTATAACAAGTTAAATCCAGCCGAAAGCGATAAAATTCAGTTACTTCAGTCTAAGTTGAATGAATGGGGCGTTACAGAGGTGAATTGGACCAATCCTGGTGCGCCTTACAAAGGGGTATATTCAAAGACCGACGGCTTGGCTAATCGGAACAAGTATTTGTGCGACGCGAATGGGCATGCTTTGGATCAAAAATTGTACCAAGGCACGATCCTGCCGACTTGCAACCCTTGA
- a CDS encoding type II secretion system F family protein, which produces MESMLLKNAGLVVAGFAVAVGLSVALVAWLVSRVLADVPKEDRSYKDEPPMGFKMLWYPVHWISHFLGPVIGGKRYQTLLLQLRKAGLEYTISPEQFVAARLVGALLCFLLFWWIFGSFDKADLGEEGFSLSNYFEVGAVGALLGYLYPALWLRDTLARRRSELLKSLPFYLDIITLCVEAGLNMQGAMIQSVEKGPRGVLRDEIQRVLRDIRAGKNRGDSLRAMSDRLNEPNVTSFTTAVIQAELMGMNLGPVLRAQADQRRTERFLRAEKLAMEAPVKMLFPLIAFIFPCTFIVLFFPIAMKFMHEGL; this is translated from the coding sequence ATGGAAAGCATGCTTCTCAAGAATGCCGGCCTGGTCGTGGCCGGATTTGCCGTGGCGGTGGGCCTGTCGGTGGCGCTGGTCGCCTGGCTGGTCTCGCGCGTGCTGGCCGACGTGCCGAAGGAAGACCGTTCCTACAAGGACGAGCCGCCAATGGGTTTCAAGATGTTGTGGTATCCGGTGCACTGGATTTCCCACTTCCTGGGCCCGGTCATCGGCGGCAAGCGCTACCAGACCCTGCTGCTGCAGCTGCGCAAGGCGGGCCTGGAGTACACGATTTCGCCCGAACAGTTCGTGGCCGCGCGCCTCGTCGGCGCGCTGCTGTGCTTCCTGCTGTTCTGGTGGATCTTCGGCTCCTTCGACAAGGCCGACCTGGGCGAGGAGGGTTTCTCGCTGTCGAACTATTTCGAGGTCGGCGCCGTCGGCGCACTGCTGGGCTACCTGTACCCGGCCCTGTGGCTGCGCGACACGCTCGCGCGCCGCCGCAGCGAACTGCTGAAGTCCTTGCCGTTCTACCTCGACATCATCACGCTGTGCGTGGAGGCCGGCCTGAACATGCAGGGCGCCATGATCCAGTCGGTGGAGAAGGGCCCGCGCGGCGTGCTGCGCGATGAAATCCAGCGCGTGCTGCGCGACATCCGCGCCGGCAAGAACCGCGGCGACTCGCTGCGCGCCATGTCCGACCGCCTGAACGAGCCGAACGTCACGAGCTTCACCACCGCCGTGATCCAGGCCGAACTGATGGGCATGAACCTGGGCCCGGTGCTGCGCGCCCAGGCCGACCAGCGCCGTACCGAACGCTTCCTGCGCGCCGAAAAGCTGGCCATGGAAGCGCCGGTGAAGATGCTGTTCCCCCTGATCGCTTTCATTTTTCCGTGCACGTTTATCGTGCTTTTCTTTCCAATCGCCATGAAATTCATGCACGAGGGACTCTAG